In a single window of the Dehalococcoidia bacterium genome:
- a CDS encoding enoyl-CoA hydratase-related protein — MRSGDYVGFNVELSDAGIATLTFNTPERLNGLNQLIKRELVEFVQQAQMDQDVRVLVITGSGRAFCAGDDISGRHMRVPDGVTPAMQPIGHGHGNPIGTYEGLRMLSQSLNLAVRNLDKPTVAAINGVAIQTGLSLALACDFRLAAEEARLGSATLRFGLLPDEGGQWLLVQHIGVARTLDFLLRSRIVGAAEALQLGLVHEVVPGEQLAPRARALATELANGPQVAMRLLKRSVYNAAELDFVHALDEIASKTAITDHHPDAREGGAAFREKRAARFNQDPTHESRAEPV; from the coding sequence ATGCGCAGCGGCGACTACGTGGGCTTCAACGTCGAGCTGAGCGATGCGGGCATCGCCACGCTGACGTTCAACACGCCGGAGCGGCTTAACGGCCTCAATCAGTTGATCAAGCGCGAGTTGGTCGAGTTCGTGCAGCAGGCGCAAATGGACCAGGACGTGCGCGTGCTCGTGATCACCGGCAGCGGCCGCGCATTCTGCGCCGGCGACGACATCAGCGGCCGGCATATGCGCGTGCCGGATGGTGTTACGCCGGCCATGCAGCCGATCGGCCACGGCCACGGCAACCCGATCGGAACGTACGAGGGGCTGCGCATGCTCTCGCAGTCGCTGAACCTGGCCGTGCGCAACCTGGACAAGCCGACGGTCGCGGCGATCAACGGCGTCGCGATTCAAACCGGCCTCTCGCTGGCACTGGCCTGCGACTTCCGCCTTGCCGCGGAAGAGGCGCGGCTGGGCAGCGCCACGCTGCGTTTCGGCCTGCTGCCGGACGAGGGCGGCCAGTGGCTGCTCGTACAGCACATCGGTGTGGCACGCACGCTGGACTTCCTGCTGCGCAGCCGCATCGTCGGCGCAGCGGAGGCGCTGCAACTCGGCCTGGTGCACGAGGTCGTGCCGGGCGAGCAACTGGCGCCGCGGGCGCGTGCGCTGGCGACCGAGCTGGCCAACGGCCCGCAGGTGGCGATGCGGCTGCTCAAGCGCTCGGTCTACAACGCCGCCGAGCTGGACTTCGTGCACGCCCTGGACGAGATCGCCAGCAAGACGGCGATCACGGACCATCATCCCGACGCACGCGAGGGCGGCGCTGCCTTCCGCGAGAAACGCGCGGCCCGCTTCAACCAGGATCCGACCCACGAATCGCGCGCCGAGCCGGTGTAG